A region from the Algoriphagus machipongonensis genome encodes:
- a CDS encoding SusD/RagB family nutrient-binding outer membrane lipoprotein gives MKKYIYSLLCAATMLFASSCDLDLLDNPNAVTASTASPDFLLNQIQIDYRNFYQGISNTGMSLTRMVNQGSAQYESAYTPQSTNGWWTNSYANILADIDFLEPLAVEADLQKHLGIAKTIKAMLLFNLVDIYGDVPYSEAIDPANFNPVVDSGQSVYDAAFALLNEAATHFTTAGSGSPNDYFYGGDYAKWGKLVNTLKLRYFLNLRLVDASGAKAGIDGLKAGGMLLGEGDDFVFRFGTSNANPDSRHPNFAGSYTSGGGTYHSTYYMWHMTEAKGFDDPRARFYWYRQVLVNSTNVDEIECIAQIAPPHYLAGGFIYCLPGQRGYWGRDHLDPDGVPPDGLKRTMWGIYPVGGRFDDDSAMPTNDPSLGAQGAGLYPMMLAAYVDFMLAEAALELDNDNAMAKEYLLSGIEKHMDFVTDYALGTRESASITAFFDSKDTSLDDDIEAYLGYVGADFDNSSNKMRVIGREYWLSLFGNGVESYNLYRRTGEPGNMQPGLEQNPGSFPRSFLYPNVYMVTNTNASQKSGLEAQVFWDNNPAGNAWVY, from the coding sequence ATGAAAAAATATATATATAGTTTGTTGTGTGCAGCAACCATGTTATTTGCGTCATCCTGTGATTTAGATTTGCTGGATAACCCTAATGCGGTAACTGCTTCAACAGCTTCTCCGGATTTCTTGCTGAATCAAATTCAGATAGATTATAGAAACTTCTACCAAGGCATCAGTAATACTGGAATGTCCTTGACTAGAATGGTAAACCAAGGTAGTGCTCAGTATGAGAGTGCTTATACTCCTCAATCAACTAATGGTTGGTGGACTAACTCTTATGCAAATATCCTTGCTGATATCGATTTTCTTGAGCCTTTGGCAGTAGAAGCTGATTTACAAAAGCACTTGGGTATTGCTAAGACCATTAAAGCAATGCTTCTATTCAACTTGGTGGATATTTATGGTGATGTACCATATTCTGAAGCGATAGATCCTGCTAATTTCAACCCTGTAGTTGATTCTGGACAAAGTGTATATGATGCGGCATTTGCTTTATTAAATGAAGCAGCTACTCACTTTACTACCGCAGGTTCTGGTTCTCCAAATGATTACTTCTACGGTGGTGATTATGCTAAATGGGGTAAATTGGTAAATACGCTTAAGTTAAGATATTTCCTTAACCTAAGATTAGTAGATGCTTCAGGTGCCAAAGCTGGTATCGATGGATTGAAAGCAGGTGGAATGTTATTAGGTGAAGGAGATGACTTCGTGTTCAGATTCGGAACATCTAATGCAAACCCTGATTCAAGACACCCTAACTTTGCTGGTTCTTATACTTCAGGTGGTGGTACTTATCACTCTACTTATTACATGTGGCATATGACTGAAGCTAAAGGATTTGATGATCCTAGAGCTAGATTCTACTGGTATCGTCAAGTATTGGTGAATTCTACCAATGTTGATGAAATTGAGTGTATCGCTCAGATTGCTCCTCCTCACTATTTGGCTGGTGGATTTATCTACTGTCTTCCAGGACAAAGAGGATATTGGGGTCGTGATCACTTAGATCCTGATGGAGTTCCACCAGATGGTTTGAAAAGAACTATGTGGGGAATTTATCCAGTAGGTGGAAGATTTGATGATGATTCAGCAATGCCTACCAATGATCCTTCTTTAGGAGCTCAAGGCGCAGGACTTTACCCAATGATGCTTGCTGCTTATGTTGACTTTATGTTGGCAGAAGCTGCTTTAGAGTTGGATAATGATAATGCGATGGCAAAAGAATACTTATTGTCAGGTATAGAGAAGCATATGGATTTTGTGACTGACTATGCCTTGGGTACTAGAGAGTCTGCATCTATCACTGCTTTCTTTGACAGTAAGGATACTTCTTTAGATGATGATATTGAAGCTTACTTAGGTTACGTTGGTGCTGATTTCGATAATTCTTCTAATAAGATGCGTGTGATCGGTCGTGAGTACTGGTTGTCTCTTTTCGGTAATGGTGTAGAGTCTTATAACCTTTACAGAAGAACAGGTGAGCCAGGAAACATGCAGCCTGGACTTGAGCAGAACCCGGGTTCTTTCCCACGTTCTTTCTTGTATCCAAACGTGTATATGGTAACTAATACTAATGCAAGTCAGAAATCTGGACTTGAGGCACAAGTGTTCTGGGATAACAATCCTGCAGGTAATGCTTGGGTTTACTAA
- a CDS encoding 5-formyltetrahydrofolate cyclo-ligase gives MISEKEQLRKEYKIRRKSLSAEELERKSLAIKKHFETWISMFPKFQHVHIFLPIARQKEVNTIPILEFLLEKGKTLYTSLVVPDTDEMKTVEINRETDYQLDTWGIPVPKNPVFVSPEKIQVILIPLLVVDQKGNRIGFGKGYYDMFLSKLSNDILKVGLSLFPPVAQITSENHDIPLSYCITPEKVLTF, from the coding sequence ATGATAAGCGAAAAAGAACAGCTTAGAAAAGAATACAAAATCAGGAGAAAATCCTTATCTGCTGAAGAGTTAGAAAGGAAATCCCTCGCAATTAAAAAACATTTCGAGACTTGGATTTCAATGTTTCCAAAATTTCAGCATGTTCATATTTTTTTACCAATTGCGCGGCAAAAGGAAGTAAATACAATCCCGATTCTAGAATTTTTATTGGAGAAGGGTAAAACCCTTTATACTTCATTAGTGGTTCCGGATACTGATGAAATGAAAACAGTTGAAATAAATAGGGAGACTGATTACCAATTAGACACTTGGGGAATTCCTGTACCTAAAAATCCTGTTTTTGTTTCTCCTGAAAAGATTCAGGTGATTTTAATCCCTTTATTGGTCGTCGATCAAAAGGGAAACAGAATAGGGTTTGGTAAAGGTTACTATGATATGTTTTTATCGAAATTATCAAATGATATTTTAAAAGTTGGTTTAAGTTTATTCCCTCCAGTGGCTCAAATAACAAGTGAAAATCACGATATCCCATTGAGTTATTGTATTACTCCTGAAAAAGTACTTACTTTTTGA
- a CDS encoding SusC/RagA family TonB-linked outer membrane protein, which translates to MRKALLFVVALFTMALSYEVSAQQRVITGTVISEEDGLGLPGATVLVKGTTVGTTTDLDGNYSINVPAGSDVLIYSFVGLKSQEEVIGDRSIINVTLTTDAAQLNEVVVTAIGIEREKKALGYAVTTVGDEQLENRPEQDVARVLQGKVPGVNITSTNGMSGSGTNMVIRGYSSATGSNQPLFVVDGVPFNTSTNNTNGFTTGGATTSSRFLDIDPNNIESMSVLKGLSATVLYGDQGRNGVILITTKSGASKRKAAEVTINQSFFSNKAASLPTYGYEYGNGFQQAPGFFFSNFGPRLDAGITVNHPYASSSVASVREAFPEFWVDGVVGGTPVQYDYKAYEDPSTAFFRTGLVANTSVQISGGSDRTGFNASFGYTDDKGFTPGNELVKYNFGLGVNSSINDKLSVRSSFTFAITDLESPPVNAAYGSGPSGGIPSVFAHVLYTPRSVDLAGLPFENPVDNSSVYYRGGNDIVNPRWLAKYYKNTSDVNRFFNSTSLIYDVNDNFSITYRLGLDTYTEKQEKLYNKGAGSGSAAIQSGMYTTANITNTIWNQDLVLNWKKEFSEKFGMSALLGGNSRYDSFVRDGIESQGQLAFGLFRHSNFTSASNGGLNFTSEQRRMGIYANLTFDYSNFLYFTLSGRNDWTSTVEKENRRILYPGASVSFIPSTAFNWNSTTINDLKLRLGYGTSAGFPSPYRTRNILDQDSQAFLRDGQLTQTHSVNNRLGNPNLKPELIEELEFGVEAVMFNNKLRFDLSLFEKNTNDLITSAPIDPATGFTSTEINVGKIRTRGIEFQANVTPISTASGFTWNSTVNWSLYRSVTVELGEGLEEVVVAGFTTLGNFAIPGEPFNIIKGIGFARDEQSGEPIVLSDGIYQADPDLKILGDPNPAWTGSWINTFSWKGFTLNAMLEYRHKGAVFSNTVTATLARGVTKDPVADREMSFIMPGVKEDGTPNDIQISASDYFFSGYQGRTDEPNVFDGSMIRLREVSLGYELPTSLMAKTPFKRASIAVSGSNLWFKALNFPPNMNYDVDVLGTGVGNGLGFDFVTGPSSRRFGGTVTLAF; encoded by the coding sequence ATGAGAAAAGCTTTACTCTTTGTTGTTGCGCTTTTCACCATGGCCCTCAGTTATGAGGTGTCGGCGCAACAACGGGTAATTACCGGTACGGTAATTTCCGAGGAAGACGGACTAGGTTTGCCAGGTGCAACTGTCCTCGTCAAGGGTACGACAGTGGGTACTACCACCGATTTGGATGGTAATTACTCCATTAACGTACCAGCAGGTTCCGATGTGTTGATCTACTCTTTTGTGGGGTTAAAATCCCAGGAAGAAGTGATTGGCGATCGGTCCATTATCAATGTCACCCTTACTACAGATGCTGCACAACTTAATGAAGTTGTAGTAACAGCGATCGGTATCGAAAGGGAGAAAAAAGCCTTGGGTTACGCAGTTACCACAGTAGGTGACGAGCAACTTGAGAATCGTCCAGAGCAAGACGTTGCCCGCGTATTGCAAGGAAAAGTGCCGGGTGTGAACATTACCTCTACCAATGGTATGTCAGGTTCTGGTACAAACATGGTGATTAGAGGTTACTCTTCAGCGACAGGTTCTAACCAACCTTTGTTCGTGGTTGATGGGGTTCCTTTTAACACTAGTACAAACAACACAAACGGATTTACAACAGGTGGTGCTACCACTTCTTCTCGATTCTTGGATATTGATCCAAACAACATTGAGAGTATGTCTGTTTTGAAAGGTCTTTCTGCAACGGTTCTTTATGGAGACCAAGGTAGAAACGGTGTGATCTTGATCACTACCAAATCAGGAGCTTCTAAAAGAAAAGCTGCTGAAGTAACAATTAACCAATCATTCTTCTCAAACAAAGCTGCTTCCCTACCAACTTACGGTTATGAGTATGGTAATGGTTTCCAGCAGGCTCCAGGATTCTTTTTCTCTAACTTCGGTCCGAGATTGGATGCTGGTATCACTGTAAATCACCCGTATGCTTCTTCTTCAGTAGCTTCTGTAAGAGAGGCTTTCCCAGAGTTTTGGGTTGATGGCGTAGTAGGTGGAACACCTGTTCAGTATGATTATAAAGCGTATGAAGATCCTTCTACTGCTTTCTTTAGAACTGGATTAGTGGCTAACACTTCCGTTCAGATTTCAGGTGGTTCAGATAGAACCGGATTTAATGCAAGTTTCGGTTATACTGATGACAAAGGATTTACTCCAGGTAACGAGTTGGTTAAGTATAACTTCGGATTGGGTGTTAACTCATCTATTAATGATAAGTTATCTGTAAGATCATCCTTCACATTTGCAATTACTGACCTAGAGTCTCCTCCAGTGAATGCTGCTTATGGTTCAGGTCCTTCTGGAGGTATTCCTTCAGTGTTTGCTCACGTATTGTATACTCCTAGATCTGTGGATTTAGCGGGACTTCCATTTGAGAATCCAGTAGATAACAGTTCTGTTTACTATAGAGGTGGTAATGATATTGTTAACCCACGTTGGTTGGCGAAATACTACAAAAACACATCTGATGTAAACAGATTCTTCAACTCTACTTCATTGATTTATGATGTAAATGATAATTTCTCTATTACTTATAGATTAGGTTTAGATACTTATACAGAAAAGCAGGAGAAATTATATAATAAAGGAGCAGGATCTGGTAGCGCAGCTATTCAGTCAGGTATGTATACCACTGCAAACATTACCAACACCATCTGGAACCAAGATTTGGTTTTAAACTGGAAAAAAGAATTCTCTGAAAAGTTTGGAATGAGTGCATTGCTTGGAGGTAACTCTAGATACGATTCATTTGTCCGTGACGGTATAGAGTCTCAAGGTCAGTTGGCTTTCGGATTATTTAGACATAGTAACTTTACTAGTGCATCTAACGGTGGTCTTAACTTTACTAGTGAGCAAAGAAGAATGGGTATTTATGCAAACTTAACGTTTGACTATTCCAACTTCCTTTATTTCACGCTATCAGGTAGAAATGACTGGACTTCTACAGTGGAGAAAGAAAATAGAAGAATCCTTTATCCAGGAGCATCTGTTTCTTTCATCCCTAGTACTGCTTTCAACTGGAACTCAACTACAATCAATGATTTGAAATTGAGATTAGGTTACGGTACTTCTGCAGGTTTCCCAAGTCCATATAGAACAAGAAATATCTTGGATCAAGATTCTCAAGCATTCTTGAGAGATGGTCAGTTGACTCAAACTCACTCAGTAAACAACAGATTAGGTAACCCTAACTTGAAGCCTGAGTTAATTGAGGAATTAGAATTTGGTGTTGAAGCAGTAATGTTTAACAACAAGTTGAGATTTGATCTTTCTTTGTTTGAGAAAAATACCAATGACTTGATTACTTCTGCTCCGATTGATCCTGCTACAGGATTTACATCAACAGAAATCAACGTAGGTAAGATCAGAACTAGAGGTATTGAATTTCAGGCAAATGTAACTCCAATTTCTACTGCATCAGGTTTCACTTGGAACTCAACAGTAAACTGGAGTTTGTATAGATCAGTTACTGTGGAATTAGGTGAAGGACTTGAAGAAGTTGTTGTTGCTGGATTTACCACGCTAGGTAACTTTGCTATTCCAGGTGAGCCATTCAACATTATCAAAGGTATTGGATTTGCTAGAGACGAGCAGTCAGGTGAGCCAATTGTACTTTCTGATGGTATTTACCAAGCAGATCCAGATCTGAAGATCCTAGGTGACCCAAATCCAGCTTGGACTGGTTCATGGATTAACACCTTCTCTTGGAAAGGATTCACATTGAATGCTATGCTTGAGTACAGACATAAGGGAGCTGTTTTCTCTAATACTGTAACTGCAACTCTTGCAAGGGGTGTAACAAAAGATCCTGTTGCTGATAGAGAAATGTCCTTCATCATGCCAGGTGTGAAAGAAGATGGAACTCCTAATGATATTCAAATTTCTGCTTCTGACTATTTCTTCTCTGGTTACCAGGGTAGAACTGATGAGCCAAACGTGTTTGATGGTTCAATGATTCGTCTTCGTGAAGTGTCTTTAGGTTATGAATTACCTACAAGCCTTATGGCTAAGACTCCTTTCAAGAGAGCTTCAATCGCTGTCAGCGGAAGTAACTTGTGGTTTAAAGCCTTGAATTTCCCTCCAAACATGAACTACGATGTGGACGTGTTGGGTACTGGTGTTGGTAACGGTTTAGGTTTCGACTTTGTGACTGGTCCTAGCTCCAGAAGATTTGGTGGAACTGTAACTCTTGCATTCTAA
- the bshC gene encoding bacillithiol biosynthesis cysteine-adding enzyme BshC — MDKHCVALENTGQFSDFFLDYLEGKEELKAFYAHRPELESFSKAIKAKEFSKDKRKSLVEALRGQYEGIDVQEAVTANINALSSENTFTVTTGHQLNLYTGPLYFIYKIVSTINLAKKLEAAYPENKFVPVYWMASEDHDFDEINYFKLDGQKYQWNTDQSGAVGDFILDQSFKEFSKTVPFAADVFKEAYGSSKTLAEAVRKYVNQLFGAQGLIILDGHDPILKTELKEVMHADIFDHSAHARAQEATEGLESLGYKGQIFPRDINFFYLDKGLRERIEKHGEEYVVLNTELKFSKEELQKQIEDNPERFSPNVVLRPLYQEMILPNLAYLGGPAEVVYWLQLKGVFDQFKVPFPIVLPRNFALLISAQIRKKIQQLGWNDEAIFQDFASWKKEFVKEESNFDIELNKERKELSSLFNQKGKEAASLDKSLGGAFEAGKVRALKILDQMSVKLRKAEERNLNVQIERALAIQEFIKPGGAPQERVVNMMQFYLAQPDLLDELLDCFDPLDFRMMVLDL; from the coding sequence ATGGATAAACACTGCGTAGCGTTAGAAAATACAGGCCAATTTTCAGATTTTTTCCTAGACTATCTCGAAGGTAAAGAAGAATTAAAAGCATTTTACGCACATAGGCCCGAGTTGGAAAGCTTTAGTAAGGCGATCAAAGCCAAAGAATTTTCAAAAGATAAACGCAAATCATTGGTTGAAGCTCTGCGAGGGCAATACGAAGGAATAGATGTTCAAGAAGCTGTAACAGCAAATATCAATGCCTTGAGTTCCGAAAATACGTTTACGGTAACGACCGGGCATCAACTCAATCTTTACACAGGGCCGCTTTATTTTATATATAAGATAGTATCGACTATCAATTTGGCCAAAAAGTTAGAAGCCGCTTATCCTGAAAACAAATTTGTCCCTGTGTATTGGATGGCTTCAGAAGACCATGATTTTGATGAGATCAATTATTTCAAATTGGATGGGCAGAAATATCAATGGAATACGGATCAAAGCGGTGCGGTAGGAGATTTTATTCTGGATCAAAGTTTTAAAGAGTTTTCTAAGACTGTTCCCTTTGCAGCAGATGTTTTCAAAGAAGCTTATGGGAGTTCTAAAACATTGGCGGAAGCAGTAAGGAAATATGTTAATCAACTTTTTGGAGCACAAGGGCTAATCATCCTAGATGGGCATGATCCTATATTGAAAACAGAATTAAAGGAAGTAATGCATGCTGATATTTTTGACCATTCAGCTCATGCACGTGCACAAGAAGCCACGGAAGGTTTAGAGAGCTTGGGTTATAAAGGACAGATTTTCCCAAGAGATATTAATTTTTTCTATTTAGATAAGGGATTGAGAGAGAGGATTGAAAAACATGGAGAGGAATATGTTGTCTTGAATACGGAATTGAAGTTCTCCAAAGAGGAGCTTCAGAAGCAGATCGAGGATAATCCTGAGAGGTTTAGTCCCAATGTGGTTTTAAGACCTTTATACCAAGAGATGATATTACCTAACCTGGCCTATTTAGGAGGTCCTGCGGAGGTGGTTTATTGGCTACAGTTAAAAGGAGTTTTTGACCAATTCAAAGTACCATTTCCTATAGTGCTACCCAGGAATTTCGCTTTATTGATATCTGCTCAGATTCGAAAGAAAATCCAACAGCTGGGATGGAATGATGAAGCTATTTTTCAGGATTTTGCTAGCTGGAAAAAAGAGTTTGTGAAGGAAGAATCCAATTTTGATATTGAATTGAACAAGGAAAGGAAAGAGCTTTCCAGTCTCTTTAATCAAAAAGGGAAGGAAGCTGCGTCCCTTGATAAGAGTCTTGGAGGTGCATTTGAAGCTGGGAAAGTAAGAGCTTTGAAGATTTTGGATCAAATGAGTGTGAAGCTTCGCAAAGCGGAAGAACGCAATTTGAATGTGCAGATAGAAAGAGCATTGGCTATTCAGGAGTTTATTAAGCCAGGAGGAGCACCTCAAGAGAGGGTTGTAAATATGATGCAGTTTTATTTGGCTCAGCCCGATTTATTGGATGAGCTTTTAGATTGTTTTGATCCCCTTGATTTCCGGATGATGGTGCTGGATTTATGA
- a CDS encoding M16 family metallopeptidase codes for MLSYQKFYLQNGLEVIVHEDPSSKIAVFNLLYKVGSRNEKEGKTGLAHFFEHLMFGSSKNVPVFDRELERVGGSCNAFTSPDITNYYITLPASNLETAFWLESDRMLQLTLSNKTIETQRKVVMEEYKQRYLNQPYGDVFHHLRDIAYEVHPYRWPTIGQNLQDIEGFTREDVLDFYENNYSPDNAILVVGGNVTLSQVENLAKKWFSNIPPSKTKANGIPQEPEQKEKREKTIEAKVPTDALYKAFKMSGKTDKGYVAADLISDLMGFGKSSILEQNLVKKGKIFASVGAYVLGSLDPGLLIFSGKMESGVSSKEAEAALDAEISKFLQQELPEHALQKIKNQGLAMKSYESIQLLNRVFNLAFYASLGSPELYIEEFNNKSNIKAEELSTWANEILQAEKSSVLHYQSITV; via the coding sequence ATGTTATCCTACCAGAAATTTTACTTACAGAATGGGCTTGAAGTGATCGTCCATGAGGATCCGAGCAGCAAAATAGCTGTTTTCAACCTATTATATAAAGTGGGTTCCAGAAATGAAAAAGAAGGAAAAACCGGCTTAGCTCACTTTTTTGAACACCTCATGTTTGGAAGCTCCAAGAATGTCCCTGTTTTTGACAGAGAACTTGAGCGAGTTGGAGGCTCTTGCAATGCCTTTACCAGTCCAGACATCACAAATTATTACATCACTCTTCCTGCTTCAAATTTAGAAACAGCCTTCTGGCTGGAGTCAGACCGTATGCTACAATTGACTCTTAGCAACAAGACCATCGAAACTCAGCGAAAAGTGGTCATGGAAGAATACAAACAACGGTATTTAAACCAGCCTTATGGTGATGTCTTTCACCACTTAAGAGATATAGCTTACGAAGTGCATCCCTATCGCTGGCCAACCATAGGTCAGAACTTGCAGGATATTGAAGGGTTTACAAGAGAGGATGTTTTGGACTTTTATGAAAATAATTACAGTCCAGACAATGCTATTTTGGTAGTAGGTGGAAATGTTACTCTTAGCCAGGTGGAAAACCTTGCTAAAAAATGGTTTTCAAACATTCCTCCCAGTAAAACCAAAGCAAATGGAATCCCCCAGGAGCCAGAGCAAAAAGAGAAGCGCGAAAAAACAATAGAGGCAAAAGTTCCAACGGATGCGCTTTACAAAGCTTTCAAAATGTCTGGTAAAACTGATAAAGGTTATGTCGCAGCAGATTTAATTTCTGACTTAATGGGTTTTGGGAAATCATCGATTCTTGAACAAAATTTGGTGAAGAAAGGAAAAATTTTCGCTTCAGTAGGCGCCTACGTCTTGGGCTCATTAGACCCTGGACTTTTAATATTCTCTGGTAAAATGGAGTCTGGCGTTTCTTCCAAGGAAGCCGAGGCGGCATTGGATGCTGAGATCTCAAAATTTCTTCAACAAGAACTTCCTGAACACGCGCTCCAAAAGATCAAAAATCAAGGGCTCGCTATGAAGTCCTATGAGTCAATCCAGTTGCTAAATAGGGTATTCAACCTGGCCTTCTACGCTAGCTTGGGAAGCCCCGAACTCTATATTGAAGAATTCAACAACAAATCAAACATTAAAGCTGAGGAGCTTTCTACTTGGGCAAATGAAATTCTTCAGGCAGAAAAATCCTCCGTTTTACATTATCAATCCATTACCGTATGA
- a CDS encoding IPT/TIG domain-containing protein — MQKYLLLYMMILMLGLYSCTEEVSDATALVTEEVLYTSGENVRLLGRLITNQSINVSDHGFYLSEDENFASPIIVSLGEKDGPGRFIGEANGLTNSKTYFAKAFMELGGETQFGNVIELETLSPKLGDFTPSFGQVGQEMVIVGQNFTEDTRVFFGENEANITGIDFESRIHLIIPNPSKMTVPLKVMVQDTMLEFETSFEYQIGTYEIISSFPEAVRLYGTAFYSIGNGLNIGLGTISKNSFYSKIQRFEIGSGTWDEVDFPGSPRAFAFATSNFLGGGTADLTPNPYDINRSFYRVKTNGFERLPDLNFDSRESIAFEYMGNLYVLGGKEGNPNAVRLYNASSGSWTSLPDSPIALSTEYAFFNYEDKLFVIDDEKKVWEYLIPSNSWNIVSNFPGSLGQGYGVGEVLGEKAYVGLYNRGTELWEFDLNSFKWKPKNDIPGTPSDVTVAHFSTGGYIYFMRMPDISIAGNYPMNLFKFDPNGF, encoded by the coding sequence ATGCAAAAATATCTATTACTATACATGATGATCCTTATGTTAGGGTTGTATAGTTGTACAGAAGAAGTCTCCGATGCTACAGCTTTGGTAACCGAAGAGGTGCTATATACAAGTGGTGAAAATGTGAGGTTGTTAGGTAGGCTTATAACAAACCAATCCATCAATGTCAGTGATCATGGGTTTTACCTTTCAGAAGATGAAAATTTTGCTTCGCCCATCATTGTGTCCTTAGGTGAAAAGGATGGTCCAGGTAGGTTTATTGGAGAAGCAAATGGCTTAACGAATTCCAAAACTTATTTCGCAAAAGCATTTATGGAATTAGGTGGTGAAACCCAATTTGGAAACGTCATCGAATTAGAAACACTGTCTCCGAAGCTGGGAGACTTTACTCCTTCCTTTGGCCAGGTAGGGCAAGAAATGGTGATTGTTGGACAGAATTTTACAGAGGATACGCGGGTGTTTTTTGGGGAAAATGAAGCTAACATTACAGGGATTGATTTTGAATCTAGAATTCATTTGATCATCCCAAATCCTTCAAAAATGACAGTTCCATTGAAAGTGATGGTTCAAGATACCATGTTAGAGTTTGAGACTTCTTTTGAATATCAAATAGGTACTTATGAAATAATCAGCAGCTTTCCTGAGGCTGTTAGATTATATGGTACAGCTTTTTATAGCATTGGAAATGGTTTGAATATAGGTTTAGGTACTATTTCTAAGAATTCATTTTATTCAAAAATTCAACGATTTGAAATTGGTTCCGGTACTTGGGATGAAGTTGATTTCCCAGGTAGTCCAAGAGCTTTTGCATTTGCTACATCTAATTTCCTTGGAGGTGGAACGGCTGATTTGACTCCCAATCCTTATGATATCAATCGTAGTTTTTATAGGGTTAAAACAAATGGGTTTGAACGATTGCCTGACCTCAATTTTGATAGTCGAGAATCAATTGCCTTCGAGTATATGGGAAACCTCTATGTATTAGGCGGGAAAGAAGGGAATCCAAACGCAGTTAGATTGTATAATGCTTCTTCTGGTTCATGGACTTCTCTTCCTGACAGTCCAATAGCCCTTTCCACCGAATATGCTTTTTTTAATTATGAGGATAAATTATTTGTGATTGACGATGAAAAGAAAGTCTGGGAATATTTGATCCCTTCCAACTCGTGGAATATTGTTTCTAATTTCCCTGGTAGTCTGGGGCAAGGTTATGGTGTAGGAGAGGTATTAGGAGAAAAAGCCTATGTTGGCTTATATAATAGGGGTACGGAATTATGGGAATTTGACCTTAATTCTTTTAAATGGAAGCCAAAAAATGATATTCCAGGTACTCCTTCAGATGTAACGGTAGCTCACTTCTCAACTGGGGGATATATCTATTTCATGAGAATGCCAGATATATCCATAGCTGGTAATTACCCAATGAACCTATTCAAGTTTGACCCTAATGGATTTTAA